GTGGTGCGCGCCACGCTGTTCGACATCACCGAGCGCCGCAAGTACGAGCAGGAACTGTTGCGTGCCAAGGCGTTGGCGGAGGAGCGGGGCGCGCAGCTGGCCCGCGCCAACGCCCAGCTTACGGCCCAGAACGAGCAGCTCACGCGCACCAACGCCGACCTCGACAGCTTCGTGTACACGGCTTCGCACGACCTCAAGCAGCCCATCGACAACATGACGGGCTTGTTTGAGGAACTCAAGCGCACGGCCACCTTCGCCGACCCCGAAGCGGCGAGCATGGTGGGCATGTTTGCCGAAGCCTTGCAGCAAATCCTGGGCACCATCAACGGGCTGGCCGAGGTGGTGCAGGTGCAGCGGCAGCTGGAAGAAACGACCGCCGAAACCGTGGCGCTCCAGCCCCTGGCCGAGGAAATTGTGCGCAGCCTCCAGCCACAGGCCAGCGAGGCAGAAGCCGAATTTGAGCTGGACTTTGCCGCCGCGCCTGTGCTGCACATGGCCCGCCCGGGCGCGCAAAGCCTGCTTTACAACCTGCTCAGCAATGCGTTGCGCTACGCTCAGCCCGGGCGCCGGCCCCGCGTGCGCGTCAGTACCGCGCGGGCCAGCACCGGCACCGTGCTGACGGTACAGGACAACGGCCGCGGCATCGACCTGGAGCGCCACCGCCGCCACCTGTTCCAGCTTTTCCGCCGCTTCCACCCCGACGTGGCCGGCTCGGGCGTGGGCCTGTACTTGGTGCAACGATTGATGCACCAAGCCGGCGGCCGTGTGGAAGTGGACAGCGCTGTGGGGCAGGGTACCGCCTTCCACCTTCACTTTCCCGGGTAGCCCACAGGCCCCAAGGGCCACCTGCGCAAGCTGGCGACAGTGTGGTTCCGGGCCGGGGCCCTGCTGCTGGCCGGGGCCCCGCCCGGCTACGCTGCCGCCGGCGCGGCGCGGCGGGTACGGGCGCTGAGCCAGGCCCGTACGGGCTCGTCGTAGAAGCGCAGGGCTGCCCAAGCCAAGGCCAGGAAAAACACCAGGAGGCCCGCCATCACGGGGGCCGCCTGGGCCAGCGTGGGGCGCGTGGCGGCCACCCAGTGCGTGAAAATGTAGATGAACGGGTAGTGCACCAAGTAGAGCGGGTACGAGAGGCGCCCCGAAAACCGGCACAGGGCCCCCAGCCGGCCGGCCGTGTACGTGCCCGCCCCGGTGGCCACCACCAGCGGAAACAGCACCACCACGCAAAACGCCTCGTAGTACGCGGCCGGCTGAAAAGCCGGCGCGGCGAACAGCGCCAGCAAGCCCAGCGACAGCAGCGGGTAGGCCCAGCGCAGGCGCAGGCGCCAGCCCCGGCGGAACACCAGCAGCCCGGCAAAAAACGGGAACGCCACCCGCACCGGCGCCATCCAAAACGTGTCCCAGCCCCAGCCGCCCTGCAAGTGCCCGTGGCGAACGGCCGCGGCCACCAGTGCCATAGCCGCCACGCCCACCGCCGCCGCCAGCGCCCGGGGCCCCAGCCGCGGCCCCACCAGGGCGTACACGATGTTGGCCAAGTACTCCTGAAACAGCGACCAGCACGGGCCGTTGAGCGAGTGGGTTTCGCCGTAGTGGTTGGGCAGGGGCGGGGCGGGCAGCAGCAGGGCCCCCAGGGCCCCCACTACCACCAGGTAGCGCGTGCTGATGCTTTGGTGGTCTACGTACGGGTCGAGCCAGTAACACCCCAGCCCGAGGGCCACGGCCAGCAGCACCATGGGGTGCAGGCGCACGAGGCGCAGGCGAAAGAAATCGCGCACCCGCAGCGCGGGCCAGCGCGCATCGTAGGCGTAGCCCACCACGAAGCCCGAGAGCAAGAAGAAGAAATCGACGGCCAAGTAGGCGTGCCGCAGCGGGTTGATGGCGTAGGCGGGATTGAAGGCTTCGAACAAGTGGAAGACGACGACCAGCAGCGCGGCCGTGCCCCGCAAGCCGTCGAGAATTTCAAAGTGCCGTTTCATCGGGTGGGGCGGGAGCAGGAGGAAAAAGGGGCCGGCAATATACCCCAGCCCCAGCCCGAGCCCGCCGCGCCGGGGCTTCGAGCCAGGAGCCCGACCTTTGCCGCGAACGATTCGCTTTCCCCCTTTGCTTCAACCCGCCGGAATGGATTTGCTAACGGTATCGGGCCTTGGCCTTGCGGAGCGCGGCCGGGCCGTGCTGGCGCCCCTCAGCTTTGGGCTGCGCGCCGGGCAGCGCCTGGCCCTGGCCGGCGAGAGCGGGGCCGGCAAAAGCACCCTGCTCCAGCTCATTGCCGGCCTGGTGCAGCCCAGCGCTGGCACCGTGCACGTGGCCGGCCGCCGCGTGCGGGGCCCCGCCGAGGTGCTGGTGGCCGGCCACCCGGGCGTGGCCTACCTCTCGCAGCGCTCCGAGCTGCCGCAGCACCTGCGCGTGGAGCAGGTGCTGCGCTACGCCCAGGCCCGCCCCGCCGTGGACGCCCCGGCCCTGTACGCCCTTTGCCGCATCGACCACCTGCTGGCCAACCGCACCGACCAGCTCTCGGGCGGCGAGCAGCAGCGGGTGGCCCTGGCCCGGCTGCTGCTGGGGGCCCCGCAGCTGCTGCTGCTCGACGAGCCCTTCTCGAACCTCGACCGCACCCACAAGCGCCAGCTCCGCGCCGTGCTCGACGGCGTGGGCGCACGCCTGGGCATTACCAGCGTGCTGGTGTCGCACGATGCGGCCGACACGCTGCCCTGGGCCGATGAGATTCTGGTGCTGCGCCGCGGCCAGCTGGTGCAGCAGGGCCCCCCAGAGCACTTGTATCGCCGGCCGGCCGACGCCTACACCGCCGCCCTCTTCGGCGACTATTACCTGGTGCGCGGGGCCGACCGCCAGGCCCTGCTGCCCGCCGTGGGGCCCCCCGCCCCCGGCACCGCCCTGCTCGTGCGCCCCGAGGACCTGCGCCTCGGGGCCCCCGGCAGCGGGGCCCCTGGCACGGTGCGGGCCGTGCGCTTCATGGGCAGTTGCTATGAACTGGAAATCCAGCTCGCCGGGACCACCGTGCGCCTGCCCGCCGCCACCGCCGCCCTGGCCCCCGGTGCCGCAGCGCACGTGGCCCTGGCCCTCGGCGCCGGTTGGGAAGTAAAGGACGACGGGGGAAGTGATGCGTAAAGCGTTGTCATAAAAACCGCTACAATGAAACATAAGTCGTCATGCTCATCTGGCGTCCGCGCAGCCGAAGCATCTCTCCCGCGTAACTAATTATGATCACTGCTGCGGGAGAGATGCTTCGGCTGCGCGGACGCCAGATGAGCATGACGACCTAAAGAATTCCCTAGTCGATTCCAGGTTAGCCTATGCACCAGCTGCTTACCGTAGCTCACTGATGGCGGCCGGGTCCATGTCGGTGTATTCCAGGTTTTCGCCGCCCATGCCCCAGATGAAGGTGTAGCCCGCCGTGCCTCAGCCCGCGTGGATGGACCACGGCGGCGAGAGGATGGCCTGGCCCTCGCCCACCCACAGGTGGCGGGTTTCCTGGGGGTGGCCCATTAGGTGCAACACGCGCTGGCCCTCGGGCAGGTTGAAGTAGAGGTAGGCCTCCATGCGCCGGTCGTGGGTGTGGGCGGGCATGGTGTTCCACACGCTGCCGGGGTGCAGCTGCGTGAGGCCCATCACCAACTGGCAGCTCGCAATGCCTTCGTTGTAAATGTATTTGTAGATGGTGCGCTGGCTGGCCGTTTCCAGGGCCCCCAGCGTTACGGGCGTGGCCTCGGCCTGGGTGCGGCGGGTGGTGGGGTAGGCGCGGTGCGCGGGCGTGCTGAGCAGGTAGTAGCGGGCCGGCTGGGCGCCGTCGGCGCTGGCAAACTGCACGTCGCGGGCGTCGCGGCCCACGTACAGGCAGTCCTGGGGCCCCAGTTCGTAGGCGGTGCCGTCCACCGTCACGGTGCCGGCGGCGCCGGTGTTAAGGACGCCCAGCTCGCGGCGCTGGAGGAAAAAGTCGGCCTTCAGGTTGTCAGGGCAGGGCAGGGCCAGGGGCCCCGCGGTGGGCACGGCGCCGCCCACCACCATGCGGTCGTAGTGGGTGTACACAAGCGTCACCTCGCCGGGCACAAACAGGGTTTCGATGAGGAAATTCGCGCGCAGCTCGGCGGTGTTCATGGCCGCCGTTTCGCGCGGGCCGATGGCATAGCGTTGGGTCATTGCAGTAAGGAGAGGATGGGAAAGGAAGAGTTATGTTGTAAGGATAGCCTATAGAAGAGCTACTGTGTAGAAAGGCCGTCACGCAAAAAGCATGTCATGCGGCAGGGCCATTGATTAAAAAGGCCGTCATGCAGCGCGCAGCGAAGCATGACGGCCTTTTTAATCAATAAACGAATTGTCAGCCAATCAATTATCGGCCTATCCAGCCGCCGTCCACCGTTAAAATGGTGCCGTGCACGTAGTCGGCGGCGGCGCTGGCCAGGAACACGGTGGGGCCCTTAAAGTCGTCGGGCTGGCCCCAGCGGTTGGCGGGGATGCGGCTCAGGATGGCGGCCGAGCGGCCGGCATCCTGGCGCAGGGCCTCGGTGTTGTCGGTGGCGATGTAGCCCGGGGCAATGGCGTTCACGTTCACGCCGCGGCCGGCCCACTCGTTGGCCAGGGCCTTCACCAGGCTGCCGATGGCACCCTTGCTGGCCGCGTAGCCCGGCACGTTGATGCCGCCCTGAAACGTGAGCAGCGAGGCCGTGAAGA
This genomic stretch from Hymenobacter sp. PAMC 26628 harbors:
- a CDS encoding sensor histidine kinase; its protein translation is MSPDADEPLPELDLRLTQEDPEDLYEHAPCGYCSCLPDGTLVKLNATLLGWLGYAREELVARQALPQLLTVGGRLHFETYGVPLLLLHSQVHELSYSLRRKDGTALPVLLSAVLVRDADGMPLVVRATLFDITERRKYEQELLRAKALAEERGAQLARANAQLTAQNEQLTRTNADLDSFVYTASHDLKQPIDNMTGLFEELKRTATFADPEAASMVGMFAEALQQILGTINGLAEVVQVQRQLEETTAETVALQPLAEEIVRSLQPQASEAEAEFELDFAAAPVLHMARPGAQSLLYNLLSNALRYAQPGRRPRVRVSTARASTGTVLTVQDNGRGIDLERHRRHLFQLFRRFHPDVAGSGVGLYLVQRLMHQAGGRVEVDSAVGQGTAFHLHFPG
- a CDS encoding acyltransferase family protein is translated as MKRHFEILDGLRGTAALLVVVFHLFEAFNPAYAINPLRHAYLAVDFFFLLSGFVVGYAYDARWPALRVRDFFRLRLVRLHPMVLLAVALGLGCYWLDPYVDHQSISTRYLVVVGALGALLLPAPPLPNHYGETHSLNGPCWSLFQEYLANIVYALVGPRLGPRALAAAVGVAAMALVAAAVRHGHLQGGWGWDTFWMAPVRVAFPFFAGLLVFRRGWRLRLRWAYPLLSLGLLALFAAPAFQPAAYYEAFCVVVLFPLVVATGAGTYTAGRLGALCRFSGRLSYPLYLVHYPFIYIFTHWVAATRPTLAQAAPVMAGLLVFFLALAWAALRFYDEPVRAWLSARTRRAAPAAA
- a CDS encoding ABC transporter ATP-binding protein; its protein translation is MDLLTVSGLGLAERGRAVLAPLSFGLRAGQRLALAGESGAGKSTLLQLIAGLVQPSAGTVHVAGRRVRGPAEVLVAGHPGVAYLSQRSELPQHLRVEQVLRYAQARPAVDAPALYALCRIDHLLANRTDQLSGGEQQRVALARLLLGAPQLLLLDEPFSNLDRTHKRQLRAVLDGVGARLGITSVLVSHDAADTLPWADEILVLRRGQLVQQGPPEHLYRRPADAYTAALFGDYYLVRGADRQALLPAVGPPAPGTALLVRPEDLRLGAPGSGAPGTVRAVRFMGSCYELEIQLAGTTVRLPAATAALAPGAAAHVALALGAGWEVKDDGGSDA
- the kduI gene encoding 5-dehydro-4-deoxy-D-glucuronate isomerase, producing the protein MTQRYAIGPRETAAMNTAELRANFLIETLFVPGEVTLVYTHYDRMVVGGAVPTAGPLALPCPDNLKADFFLQRRELGVLNTGAAGTVTVDGTAYELGPQDCLYVGRDARDVQFASADGAQPARYYLLSTPAHRAYPTTRRTQAEATPVTLGALETASQRTIYKYIYNEGIASCQLVMGLTQLHPGSVWNTMPAHTHDRRMEAYLYFNLPEGQRVLHLMGHPQETRHLWVGEGQAILSPPWSIHAG